In one Mycobacterium sp. NBC_00419 genomic region, the following are encoded:
- a CDS encoding DinB family protein, which produces MPALAPPVHDERHALREFLAYQQSAFVAVAYGLTDDQARQTPTASALSIGGLINHATGVQNSWMQRVAAAPGEPPADTRPFEERAREYEEQYVMRDDESLAQVLAAYGRQNAETLSLVESADLDAAVPVPRDAPWFPHDVEAWSVRWVFLHIISELARHAGHADIIRESIDGATMYELVAAAEQREPQPWLTPWTPNR; this is translated from the coding sequence ATGCCCGCCCTCGCCCCACCCGTCCACGACGAACGCCACGCCCTGCGCGAGTTTCTCGCCTACCAGCAGAGCGCCTTCGTCGCCGTCGCCTACGGCCTGACCGACGATCAGGCACGTCAGACTCCGACCGCCAGTGCACTGTCGATCGGCGGGCTGATCAACCACGCCACCGGGGTCCAGAACAGCTGGATGCAACGCGTTGCGGCCGCCCCCGGCGAACCGCCGGCCGACACCCGACCGTTCGAGGAACGCGCCAGGGAATACGAGGAGCAATACGTGATGCGCGACGACGAATCGCTGGCGCAGGTCCTGGCGGCCTACGGTCGCCAGAACGCCGAAACCCTGAGCCTGGTCGAGTCCGCGGACCTCGACGCGGCGGTCCCGGTACCGCGTGACGCACCGTGGTTCCCGCACGACGTCGAGGCGTGGTCTGTGCGCTGGGTGTTCCTGCACATCATCAGTGAGCTGGCCCGTCATGCCGGCCACGCCGACATCATCCGCGAAAGCATCGACGGCGCAACCATGTACGAACTCGTCGCGGCGGCCGAGCAGCGGGAACCGCAACCATGGTTGACACCGTGGACGCCGAACCGGTGA